Sequence from the Nocardioides exalbidus genome:
AAGCGCAGCGGCTCGGCCAGGGCCGGTCCGAGGCGGGCGTAGAGGTGGCGAGCGAACTCCTGCCACAGTAACTCGTCGCGGTACCGCCGGCGGTCCTGCGGCGGTCCGTCGGCCACGGCGTCCCAGACCTCCGGCAGGCTCAGGAGCCCGTGCCGGACGTACGGCGAGAGCCGGCTGGCACCGCGACGGCGCTCAGGCAGCACCGTCGAACGTGAGCGCGCGTAGGCGGTCACGTCGAACGCCGCGAGGGCGGCATCGGCCGCGGCCTGGCCTCCCCGGTGCCCACCACCTCGGACGTCATCAGGTCCCTCCAACAGGAGATGACCCAGGTGCGCGCCCACCCAGGCTCTCATCCCAAGGGTGTCGTCGACGTCGGGCAGCGGCGGGAGCACAGGCACGACTACTGCCTGTCCTTCACTTCGGTGTGACGACGAGACACGGCATGGAACACAGGGCCGACCAAGCGCCGCCACACGAAGGGCAGTAGATCGTGCGACCAGATGAGCGCATAGTTGGTCATCGCCGTCTGCGACTGGGCTCGCGGCGACCGAAGTTGGCGGTACACGACCTGTGCCGCCCGCTCCGGGCTGATGACGGGTGGCGGCGGAGCATTGACCGCCCCGGCAGAGTCGAGCGCGTTGTCGTAGATCGGGGTGTCGACGCTGCCGGGCGCGACGTGTGCGACGTGGATGTGCGGAAGATCGAGGTTCTCCAGCGAGAGCTGCTTCGCCAGCGCACGTACGCCCCACTTGGAGACCACGTAGGGCGTCATCTCCGGGATCGTGATGTGCCCCAGCAGTGAACCGACCAGCACCAAGACCCCGTGTTCTTGTCGGCGGAAGGCGCGTACGACGTGTCGGGCCACGACTGCAGACCCGATGAGATTGGTGGATACGACAGCAGCGAAGTCCTCGTGCGGGACCTCTTCGGCGCGACCGTAGGTCACGACGCCTGCGCAGTGGAACACGGCGTCGATTCGGTCATGGGCTGCCACCAAGTCCGCGACTACCTCGGCGATGCGATCGTCGTCGGTGACATCTGCCGCGGCCACAGAGGCGGACGCAGCTCCGGCGCCGAGGCACTCGTCCATCAGACCCAGCAGGTCGGTCTCACCGCGGGCGAGGAGTGTCACGTGGTCACCGTGACGCGCTGCCTCGAGTGCTGTGGCACGACCGATGCCGCTCGAGGCGCCCGTGACCAGGACGACCTGAGGGCCGGCGG
This genomic interval carries:
- a CDS encoding SDR family NAD(P)-dependent oxidoreductase; its protein translation is MTSPAGPQVVLVTGASSGIGRATALEAARHGDHVTLLARGETDLLGLMDECLGAGAASASVAAADVTDDDRIAEVVADLVAAHDRIDAVFHCAGVVTYGRAEEVPHEDFAAVVSTNLIGSAVVARHVVRAFRRQEHGVLVLVGSLLGHITIPEMTPYVVSKWGVRALAKQLSLENLDLPHIHVAHVAPGSVDTPIYDNALDSAGAVNAPPPPVISPERAAQVVYRQLRSPRAQSQTAMTNYALIWSHDLLPFVWRRLVGPVFHAVSRRHTEVKDRQ